The window GACAATGGCAAAGGGATTGATCCCTCCGTTATGACTCATCACAAAGATGGCCATTGGGGTTTAATAGGGATGAAAGAACGAGCAAAGCTTGTGGGCGGTACGCTAGAGGTCTGGAGTCAGTTAAACGTAGGTACTGAGATTGAATTGACGGTCCAACTATGATCCCGTTCGGGAGAGAGCTGATCCATCCGTTTGTAAGGCTGTTCGCATTGAGGGCTGGGTAGGGGCTAAGAAGATGGTCACGAATCCAATTCGGGTTTTGACGGTTGATGATCATCCGGTCTTTCGCCAGGGGTTGACCAGCCTTTTGGCGGACCACCCAGACCTGCAACTCGTTGCAGAGGCCTCCAGCGGTATTGAGGGTATCCGACAATTCAGAGAACATAAGCCGGACGTAACTCTTATGGATTTACAGATGCCAGAGATGAGTGGACTTGACGCAATCCTATCCATTCGTGGTGAATTCCCTGAGGCTCGAATTATTGTTCTCACGACATACAGCGGTGACGCACAGGTACTCCGCGCACTCAAAGCTGGAGCCCGCGCTTATCTGTTGAAGAATACCCTTCACAAAGACCTGATCGAAACAATCCGCGCGGTGCACAGAGGCAAGAAGACCCTGTCACCCGAGGCGTCCTATGAGCTGGCTGAACATGCTACCGACGATCCTCTCACCCCAGCAGAGATCAGCGTGCTTCGGCTCATTGCGAATGGCAATGCGAACAAACAAATTGCAGACCAGCTATCCGTTACCGAAGAAACGGTCAAAGGTCGCGTCAAGAATATCTTGTCCAAACTCGACGCCAATGATCGAACACACGCCGCGATCATCGGCATCAAGCGTGGAATTATCGATCTTTGAACTCGAAAGAGTTTATTTAACACTCCAATGGGGATGCCCGATGTCGGGCCTAGCCCGATAGGATCGCATGGGGATATCCGTGCGACACTTCTTCTCCAACTTCGCTTCTGGTTGGCCCGCCCTGGGATTGCTGCTTATTCGCTTCGCCGCGGGTATGGCACTTATTTTCGACGGCAGGGAGTTGCAAGCAGCGGACCGGAGCCTGTTTGTATTCGTCCTTGCGGCCTTGACGATCGGCA of the Terriglobus sp. TAA 43 genome contains:
- a CDS encoding response regulator transcription factor — encoded protein: MVTNPIRVLTVDDHPVFRQGLTSLLADHPDLQLVAEASSGIEGIRQFREHKPDVTLMDLQMPEMSGLDAILSIRGEFPEARIIVLTTYSGDAQVLRALKAGARAYLLKNTLHKDLIETIRAVHRGKKTLSPEASYELAEHATDDPLTPAEISVLRLIANGNANKQIADQLSVTEETVKGRVKNILSKLDANDRTHAAIIGIKRGIIDL